A region of Falco peregrinus isolate bFalPer1 chromosome 13, bFalPer1.pri, whole genome shotgun sequence DNA encodes the following proteins:
- the STARD8 gene encoding stAR-related lipid transfer protein 8 isoform X1 — MWAGMSVERGTGLAGRGGCAGFSGRRQTEGTKPETEAKKACDWLRAAGFPQYAQLYEDSLFPLDISAVKKDHGFLDQDSLKSLCRRLMTLNTCASMKLEVHYLHKRNEDSEEEDLYAISNRWAFQRDSKRWSRVGSIDVLSQSSEVLSSTMRQASSHESVLTDLSTNPEAVSLHSSGSIGSTGGMLGIGDAPPKPLSPIHVTAAAIIASSHSLSERSLLEQPSSHSESSKEKPKKRRSRSFLKRIESLRRKDKEKASPDEKVAPNSSIAATPGWGSLKSNRDLAATKASSSKRGLSASFHGKKHFFSVSYRTNRLLGLGGSKVSSDSKRSGVYLEDYEMAMTGSGDWAAGGCQHRQARQGDCLVYIPQDHKPGTFPKSLSIESLCPLGGSSLTHWKSGNVPIGLVGGSGGGSSSSVEGLSSPRGFACRRRRGSCSSLGSRVSVYDNVPEFGSSEDFCKDGEVTYENLDDILQHMWGLQQKVELWYKAISPDLAGEEGGEEEEEEESDSGGEPSNLHFEERSMSDVGTSASDFDSTGNSLNEAEEIEMRERRDSGVGASLTRPCRKLRWHSFQNSHRPSLNSASLEINRQSSAQLNLLQKCSLLRLTAIMEKYSVPHKQAWTWTVPKFMKRSKVPNYRDKMVFGVPPIINVQRTGQPLPQSIQQAMRYIRSQCLDQVGIFRKSGVKSRIQALRHMNETSPDNVNYDGQSAYDVADLLKQYFRDLPEPIFTSKLTDTFLQIYQFVSKEQRLQAVQAAVILMPDENREVLQTLLYFLSDIASAEENQMTAGNLAVCLAPSIFHLNVSKKESTSPRVIHKRGTMGKPDQKDLNENMAATQGLSHMITDCKKLFQVSHDILLQLSSSYMAADAYPHPLSDFMCQGESKDLHSYFEQSVQNLLKESSEKFKGWLSTPGPLNTELSCKKVGDGHPLRLWKVSTDVEAPPAMVLHRVLRERHLWDEDLLQSKVVEALDKNMEVYHYVTDSMAPHPRRDCVVLRCWRMDLPRGACLLISISVEHDKLPVEGGVKAIVLTSQYLIEPSAMGRSKVTHICRADLRGRSPEWYNKVFGHLCAMELVRIRDSFPVLSPNGPETKI, encoded by the exons aaactgaagcCAAGAAAGCTTGTGACTGGCTGCGAGCGGCGGGATTCCCTCAGTATGCCCAGCTTTACGAAG ACTCGTTGTTCCCTCTTGACATCAGTGCTGTGAAGAAGGACCACGGCTTCCTGGACCAGGACTCCCTCAAATCCCTGTGCAG GAGGCTGATGACCCTGAACACATGTGCCTCCATGAAGCTGGAAGTTCACTATCTGCATAAACGG AATGAAGACTCCGAAGAGGAAGACCTGTATGCCATCAGCAACCGGTGGGCTTTTCAGAGGGACAGCAAGAGGTGGTCCCGGGTGGGGTCCATCGATGTTCTCTCCCAGAGCTCCGAGGTCCTGAGCTCCACCATGCGACAGGCATCCAGCCATGAGAGTGTCCTCACGGACCTCAGCACCAACCCGGAGGCTGTGTCCTTGCACAGCAGCGGCAGCATAGGCAGCACGGGTGGCATGCTGGGCATTGGGGATGCACCACCCAAGCCCCTGTCCCCCATCcatgtcactgctgctgccatcatCGCCTCCAGCCACAGCTTGAGTGAACGCTCCTTGCTGGAGCAGCCCTCGAGCCACAGTGAGAGCTCCAAGGAGAAGCCAAAGAAACGACGGTCTCGCAGCTTCCTGAAGAGAATTGAGTCCCTTCGAAGGAAGGACAAAGAGAAGGCCAGCCCAGACGAGAAGGTGGCCCCAAACAGCAGCATCGCAGCCACACCAGGGTGGGGCTCCCTGAAGAGTAACAGGGACCTTGCAGCCACCAAGGCCAGCTCCTCTAAAAGAGGGTTATCTGCTTCTTTCCATGGCAAAAAACACTTCTTCTCGGTGTCGTACAGGACTAACCGCTTGCTAGGCTTAGGTGGGAGCAAGGTGAGCTCTGACTCGAAACGCAGCGGAGTCTACCTGGAGGACTATGAAATGGCCATGACAGGCAGCGGTGACTGGGCTGCTGGAGGGTGCCAGCACCGGCAGGCACGCCAGGGGGACTGCTTGGTCTACATCCCCCAGGACCACAAGCCAGGCACCTTCCCCAAATCCCTCTCCATTGAGAGCTTGTGCCCCTTGGGTGGCAGCTCCCTGACCCACTGGAAATCAGGGAATGTGCCCATcgggctggtggggggcagtgggggtggcagcagcagcagtgtggagGGCTTGTCCTCCCCACGGGGCTTTGCctgccgccgccggcggggctcctgcagctccctgggcagccggGTCAGCGTGTATGACAACGTGCCAGAGTTCGGCAGCAGCGAGGACTTCTGCAAGGACGGGGAGGTGACCTATGAGAACCTCGACGACATACTGCAGCACAtgtgggggctgcagcagaaggTGGAGCTCTGGTATAAAGCCATCTCCCCTGATctggctggggaggaagggggcgaggaggaggaggaggaggagtcgGACTCAGGAGGGGAACCCTCCAACCTGCACTTTGAAGAGCGGTCCATGTCGGATGTTGGCACTTCTGCCAGTGACTTTGACAGCACGGGCAACTCCCTGAATGAGGCCGAAGAGATTGAGATGCGGGAGCGCCGGGACTCAGGGGTGGGAGCATCCCTCACCAGACCCTGCAG GAAGCTGCGTTGGCACAGTTTCCAGAACTCGCACCGGCCCAGCCTGAACTCTGCCTCCCTGGAGATCAACCGCCAGTCCTCTGCCCAGCTCAACCTGCTCCAGAAGTGCTCCCTGCTCCGTCTCACGGCCATCATGGAGAAGTATTCTGTGCCCCACAAGCAAGCCTGGACATG GACTGTGCCCAAGTTCATGAAGCGGAGTAAAGTCCCCAACTACAGGGACAAGATGGTCTTTGGGGTGCCACCCATCATCAACGTGCAGCGGACAGGGCAGCCACTGCCCCAGAGCATCCAGCAGGCAATGCGCTACATCCGCAGCCAGTGCCTGGACCAG GTTGGCATTTTCCGAAAGTCAGGGGTGAAGTCCCGGATTCAGGCGCTCCGTCACATGAATGAAACCAGCCCTGACAACGTCAACTATGATGGGCAGTCAGCATATGACGTGGCTGACCTGCTGAAGCAGTATTTCCGTGACCTGCCAGAGCCCATCTTCACCAGCAAGCTGACCGACACCTTCCTGCAGATCTACCAGT TCGTGTCAAAGGAGCAGCggctgcaggcagtgcaggcagccgTTATCCTCATGCCGGATGAGAACCGGGAGGTGCTGCAGACCCTGCTCTACTTCCTGAGTGACATTGCCTCCGCGGAGGAGAACCAGATGACTGCGGGGAACCTGGCCGTGTGCCTGGCCCCCTCCATCTTCCACCTCAATGTGTCCAAGAAGGAAAGCACCTCGCCGAG AGTGATACACAAGAGGGGCACCATGGGGAAGCCTGACCAGAAGGACCTCAATGAGAACATGGCTGCGACGCAGGGGCTCTCGCATATGATCACCGACTGCAAGAAACTCTTCcag GTCTCCCATGACAtcttgctgcagctgagcagctcctATATGGCTGCAGATGCTTACCCCCATCCCCTGTCTGACTTCATGTGTCAGGGGGAAAGCAAGGATTTACATTCCTACTTTGAGCAGAGTGTCCAGAACCTGCTCAAAGAGTCATCAGAGAAATTCAAGGGGTGGCTGAGCACCCCAGGACCCCTGAACACGGAGCTCTCCTGCAAAAAG GTTGGAGATGGGCACCCTCTGCGCTTGTGGAAGGTCTCCACAGACGTCGAGGCCCCTCCTGCCATGGTGCTGCACCGGGTGCTTCGGGAGCGTCACCTCTGGGATGAGGacctgctgcagagcaaagtTGTGGAGGCCCTGGACAAGAACATGGAGGTCTACCACTATGTCACGGACAGCATGGCACCGCACCCGCGCAGGGACTGTGTTGTGCTCCG GTGCTGGCGCATGGACCTGCCACGGGGAGCCTGCCTGCTCATCTCCATCTCGGTGGAACACGACAAGCTGCCGGTGGAGGGGGGTGTCAAAGCCATCGTACTGACATCCCAGTACCTCATTGAGCCCAGCGCCATGGGCCGCTCCAAAGTGACCCACATCTGCAGAGCTGACCTCAG gggCCGGTCTCCCGAGTGGTACAACAAGGTCTTTGGCCACCTCTGTGCCATGGAGCTGGTGAGGATCCGAGACTCTTTCCCAGTCCTGAGTCCCAACGGCCCTGAGACAAAGATCTGA
- the STARD8 gene encoding stAR-related lipid transfer protein 8 isoform X2, translating to MPLLDFFWACFKRAKCFTLLEDKKDAETEAKKACDWLRAAGFPQYAQLYEDSLFPLDISAVKKDHGFLDQDSLKSLCRRLMTLNTCASMKLEVHYLHKRNEDSEEEDLYAISNRWAFQRDSKRWSRVGSIDVLSQSSEVLSSTMRQASSHESVLTDLSTNPEAVSLHSSGSIGSTGGMLGIGDAPPKPLSPIHVTAAAIIASSHSLSERSLLEQPSSHSESSKEKPKKRRSRSFLKRIESLRRKDKEKASPDEKVAPNSSIAATPGWGSLKSNRDLAATKASSSKRGLSASFHGKKHFFSVSYRTNRLLGLGGSKVSSDSKRSGVYLEDYEMAMTGSGDWAAGGCQHRQARQGDCLVYIPQDHKPGTFPKSLSIESLCPLGGSSLTHWKSGNVPIGLVGGSGGGSSSSVEGLSSPRGFACRRRRGSCSSLGSRVSVYDNVPEFGSSEDFCKDGEVTYENLDDILQHMWGLQQKVELWYKAISPDLAGEEGGEEEEEEESDSGGEPSNLHFEERSMSDVGTSASDFDSTGNSLNEAEEIEMRERRDSGVGASLTRPCRKLRWHSFQNSHRPSLNSASLEINRQSSAQLNLLQKCSLLRLTAIMEKYSVPHKQAWTWTVPKFMKRSKVPNYRDKMVFGVPPIINVQRTGQPLPQSIQQAMRYIRSQCLDQVGIFRKSGVKSRIQALRHMNETSPDNVNYDGQSAYDVADLLKQYFRDLPEPIFTSKLTDTFLQIYQFVSKEQRLQAVQAAVILMPDENREVLQTLLYFLSDIASAEENQMTAGNLAVCLAPSIFHLNVSKKESTSPRVIHKRGTMGKPDQKDLNENMAATQGLSHMITDCKKLFQVSHDILLQLSSSYMAADAYPHPLSDFMCQGESKDLHSYFEQSVQNLLKESSEKFKGWLSTPGPLNTELSCKKVGDGHPLRLWKVSTDVEAPPAMVLHRVLRERHLWDEDLLQSKVVEALDKNMEVYHYVTDSMAPHPRRDCVVLRCWRMDLPRGACLLISISVEHDKLPVEGGVKAIVLTSQYLIEPSAMGRSKVTHICRADLRGRSPEWYNKVFGHLCAMELVRIRDSFPVLSPNGPETKI from the exons aaactgaagcCAAGAAAGCTTGTGACTGGCTGCGAGCGGCGGGATTCCCTCAGTATGCCCAGCTTTACGAAG ACTCGTTGTTCCCTCTTGACATCAGTGCTGTGAAGAAGGACCACGGCTTCCTGGACCAGGACTCCCTCAAATCCCTGTGCAG GAGGCTGATGACCCTGAACACATGTGCCTCCATGAAGCTGGAAGTTCACTATCTGCATAAACGG AATGAAGACTCCGAAGAGGAAGACCTGTATGCCATCAGCAACCGGTGGGCTTTTCAGAGGGACAGCAAGAGGTGGTCCCGGGTGGGGTCCATCGATGTTCTCTCCCAGAGCTCCGAGGTCCTGAGCTCCACCATGCGACAGGCATCCAGCCATGAGAGTGTCCTCACGGACCTCAGCACCAACCCGGAGGCTGTGTCCTTGCACAGCAGCGGCAGCATAGGCAGCACGGGTGGCATGCTGGGCATTGGGGATGCACCACCCAAGCCCCTGTCCCCCATCcatgtcactgctgctgccatcatCGCCTCCAGCCACAGCTTGAGTGAACGCTCCTTGCTGGAGCAGCCCTCGAGCCACAGTGAGAGCTCCAAGGAGAAGCCAAAGAAACGACGGTCTCGCAGCTTCCTGAAGAGAATTGAGTCCCTTCGAAGGAAGGACAAAGAGAAGGCCAGCCCAGACGAGAAGGTGGCCCCAAACAGCAGCATCGCAGCCACACCAGGGTGGGGCTCCCTGAAGAGTAACAGGGACCTTGCAGCCACCAAGGCCAGCTCCTCTAAAAGAGGGTTATCTGCTTCTTTCCATGGCAAAAAACACTTCTTCTCGGTGTCGTACAGGACTAACCGCTTGCTAGGCTTAGGTGGGAGCAAGGTGAGCTCTGACTCGAAACGCAGCGGAGTCTACCTGGAGGACTATGAAATGGCCATGACAGGCAGCGGTGACTGGGCTGCTGGAGGGTGCCAGCACCGGCAGGCACGCCAGGGGGACTGCTTGGTCTACATCCCCCAGGACCACAAGCCAGGCACCTTCCCCAAATCCCTCTCCATTGAGAGCTTGTGCCCCTTGGGTGGCAGCTCCCTGACCCACTGGAAATCAGGGAATGTGCCCATcgggctggtggggggcagtgggggtggcagcagcagcagtgtggagGGCTTGTCCTCCCCACGGGGCTTTGCctgccgccgccggcggggctcctgcagctccctgggcagccggGTCAGCGTGTATGACAACGTGCCAGAGTTCGGCAGCAGCGAGGACTTCTGCAAGGACGGGGAGGTGACCTATGAGAACCTCGACGACATACTGCAGCACAtgtgggggctgcagcagaaggTGGAGCTCTGGTATAAAGCCATCTCCCCTGATctggctggggaggaagggggcgaggaggaggaggaggaggagtcgGACTCAGGAGGGGAACCCTCCAACCTGCACTTTGAAGAGCGGTCCATGTCGGATGTTGGCACTTCTGCCAGTGACTTTGACAGCACGGGCAACTCCCTGAATGAGGCCGAAGAGATTGAGATGCGGGAGCGCCGGGACTCAGGGGTGGGAGCATCCCTCACCAGACCCTGCAG GAAGCTGCGTTGGCACAGTTTCCAGAACTCGCACCGGCCCAGCCTGAACTCTGCCTCCCTGGAGATCAACCGCCAGTCCTCTGCCCAGCTCAACCTGCTCCAGAAGTGCTCCCTGCTCCGTCTCACGGCCATCATGGAGAAGTATTCTGTGCCCCACAAGCAAGCCTGGACATG GACTGTGCCCAAGTTCATGAAGCGGAGTAAAGTCCCCAACTACAGGGACAAGATGGTCTTTGGGGTGCCACCCATCATCAACGTGCAGCGGACAGGGCAGCCACTGCCCCAGAGCATCCAGCAGGCAATGCGCTACATCCGCAGCCAGTGCCTGGACCAG GTTGGCATTTTCCGAAAGTCAGGGGTGAAGTCCCGGATTCAGGCGCTCCGTCACATGAATGAAACCAGCCCTGACAACGTCAACTATGATGGGCAGTCAGCATATGACGTGGCTGACCTGCTGAAGCAGTATTTCCGTGACCTGCCAGAGCCCATCTTCACCAGCAAGCTGACCGACACCTTCCTGCAGATCTACCAGT TCGTGTCAAAGGAGCAGCggctgcaggcagtgcaggcagccgTTATCCTCATGCCGGATGAGAACCGGGAGGTGCTGCAGACCCTGCTCTACTTCCTGAGTGACATTGCCTCCGCGGAGGAGAACCAGATGACTGCGGGGAACCTGGCCGTGTGCCTGGCCCCCTCCATCTTCCACCTCAATGTGTCCAAGAAGGAAAGCACCTCGCCGAG AGTGATACACAAGAGGGGCACCATGGGGAAGCCTGACCAGAAGGACCTCAATGAGAACATGGCTGCGACGCAGGGGCTCTCGCATATGATCACCGACTGCAAGAAACTCTTCcag GTCTCCCATGACAtcttgctgcagctgagcagctcctATATGGCTGCAGATGCTTACCCCCATCCCCTGTCTGACTTCATGTGTCAGGGGGAAAGCAAGGATTTACATTCCTACTTTGAGCAGAGTGTCCAGAACCTGCTCAAAGAGTCATCAGAGAAATTCAAGGGGTGGCTGAGCACCCCAGGACCCCTGAACACGGAGCTCTCCTGCAAAAAG GTTGGAGATGGGCACCCTCTGCGCTTGTGGAAGGTCTCCACAGACGTCGAGGCCCCTCCTGCCATGGTGCTGCACCGGGTGCTTCGGGAGCGTCACCTCTGGGATGAGGacctgctgcagagcaaagtTGTGGAGGCCCTGGACAAGAACATGGAGGTCTACCACTATGTCACGGACAGCATGGCACCGCACCCGCGCAGGGACTGTGTTGTGCTCCG GTGCTGGCGCATGGACCTGCCACGGGGAGCCTGCCTGCTCATCTCCATCTCGGTGGAACACGACAAGCTGCCGGTGGAGGGGGGTGTCAAAGCCATCGTACTGACATCCCAGTACCTCATTGAGCCCAGCGCCATGGGCCGCTCCAAAGTGACCCACATCTGCAGAGCTGACCTCAG gggCCGGTCTCCCGAGTGGTACAACAAGGTCTTTGGCCACCTCTGTGCCATGGAGCTGGTGAGGATCCGAGACTCTTTCCCAGTCCTGAGTCCCAACGGCCCTGAGACAAAGATCTGA
- the STARD8 gene encoding stAR-related lipid transfer protein 8 isoform X5, whose protein sequence is MTLNTCASMKLEVHYLHKRNEDSEEEDLYAISNRWAFQRDSKRWSRVGSIDVLSQSSEVLSSTMRQASSHESVLTDLSTNPEAVSLHSSGSIGSTGGMLGIGDAPPKPLSPIHVTAAAIIASSHSLSERSLLEQPSSHSESSKEKPKKRRSRSFLKRIESLRRKDKEKASPDEKVAPNSSIAATPGWGSLKSNRDLAATKASSSKRGLSASFHGKKHFFSVSYRTNRLLGLGGSKVSSDSKRSGVYLEDYEMAMTGSGDWAAGGCQHRQARQGDCLVYIPQDHKPGTFPKSLSIESLCPLGGSSLTHWKSGNVPIGLVGGSGGGSSSSVEGLSSPRGFACRRRRGSCSSLGSRVSVYDNVPEFGSSEDFCKDGEVTYENLDDILQHMWGLQQKVELWYKAISPDLAGEEGGEEEEEEESDSGGEPSNLHFEERSMSDVGTSASDFDSTGNSLNEAEEIEMRERRDSGVGASLTRPCRKLRWHSFQNSHRPSLNSASLEINRQSSAQLNLLQKCSLLRLTAIMEKYSVPHKQAWTWTVPKFMKRSKVPNYRDKMVFGVPPIINVQRTGQPLPQSIQQAMRYIRSQCLDQVGIFRKSGVKSRIQALRHMNETSPDNVNYDGQSAYDVADLLKQYFRDLPEPIFTSKLTDTFLQIYQFVSKEQRLQAVQAAVILMPDENREVLQTLLYFLSDIASAEENQMTAGNLAVCLAPSIFHLNVSKKESTSPRVIHKRGTMGKPDQKDLNENMAATQGLSHMITDCKKLFQVSHDILLQLSSSYMAADAYPHPLSDFMCQGESKDLHSYFEQSVQNLLKESSEKFKGWLSTPGPLNTELSCKKVGDGHPLRLWKVSTDVEAPPAMVLHRVLRERHLWDEDLLQSKVVEALDKNMEVYHYVTDSMAPHPRRDCVVLRCWRMDLPRGACLLISISVEHDKLPVEGGVKAIVLTSQYLIEPSAMGRSKVTHICRADLRGRSPEWYNKVFGHLCAMELVRIRDSFPVLSPNGPETKI, encoded by the exons ATGACCCTGAACACATGTGCCTCCATGAAGCTGGAAGTTCACTATCTGCATAAACGG AATGAAGACTCCGAAGAGGAAGACCTGTATGCCATCAGCAACCGGTGGGCTTTTCAGAGGGACAGCAAGAGGTGGTCCCGGGTGGGGTCCATCGATGTTCTCTCCCAGAGCTCCGAGGTCCTGAGCTCCACCATGCGACAGGCATCCAGCCATGAGAGTGTCCTCACGGACCTCAGCACCAACCCGGAGGCTGTGTCCTTGCACAGCAGCGGCAGCATAGGCAGCACGGGTGGCATGCTGGGCATTGGGGATGCACCACCCAAGCCCCTGTCCCCCATCcatgtcactgctgctgccatcatCGCCTCCAGCCACAGCTTGAGTGAACGCTCCTTGCTGGAGCAGCCCTCGAGCCACAGTGAGAGCTCCAAGGAGAAGCCAAAGAAACGACGGTCTCGCAGCTTCCTGAAGAGAATTGAGTCCCTTCGAAGGAAGGACAAAGAGAAGGCCAGCCCAGACGAGAAGGTGGCCCCAAACAGCAGCATCGCAGCCACACCAGGGTGGGGCTCCCTGAAGAGTAACAGGGACCTTGCAGCCACCAAGGCCAGCTCCTCTAAAAGAGGGTTATCTGCTTCTTTCCATGGCAAAAAACACTTCTTCTCGGTGTCGTACAGGACTAACCGCTTGCTAGGCTTAGGTGGGAGCAAGGTGAGCTCTGACTCGAAACGCAGCGGAGTCTACCTGGAGGACTATGAAATGGCCATGACAGGCAGCGGTGACTGGGCTGCTGGAGGGTGCCAGCACCGGCAGGCACGCCAGGGGGACTGCTTGGTCTACATCCCCCAGGACCACAAGCCAGGCACCTTCCCCAAATCCCTCTCCATTGAGAGCTTGTGCCCCTTGGGTGGCAGCTCCCTGACCCACTGGAAATCAGGGAATGTGCCCATcgggctggtggggggcagtgggggtggcagcagcagcagtgtggagGGCTTGTCCTCCCCACGGGGCTTTGCctgccgccgccggcggggctcctgcagctccctgggcagccggGTCAGCGTGTATGACAACGTGCCAGAGTTCGGCAGCAGCGAGGACTTCTGCAAGGACGGGGAGGTGACCTATGAGAACCTCGACGACATACTGCAGCACAtgtgggggctgcagcagaaggTGGAGCTCTGGTATAAAGCCATCTCCCCTGATctggctggggaggaagggggcgaggaggaggaggaggaggagtcgGACTCAGGAGGGGAACCCTCCAACCTGCACTTTGAAGAGCGGTCCATGTCGGATGTTGGCACTTCTGCCAGTGACTTTGACAGCACGGGCAACTCCCTGAATGAGGCCGAAGAGATTGAGATGCGGGAGCGCCGGGACTCAGGGGTGGGAGCATCCCTCACCAGACCCTGCAG GAAGCTGCGTTGGCACAGTTTCCAGAACTCGCACCGGCCCAGCCTGAACTCTGCCTCCCTGGAGATCAACCGCCAGTCCTCTGCCCAGCTCAACCTGCTCCAGAAGTGCTCCCTGCTCCGTCTCACGGCCATCATGGAGAAGTATTCTGTGCCCCACAAGCAAGCCTGGACATG GACTGTGCCCAAGTTCATGAAGCGGAGTAAAGTCCCCAACTACAGGGACAAGATGGTCTTTGGGGTGCCACCCATCATCAACGTGCAGCGGACAGGGCAGCCACTGCCCCAGAGCATCCAGCAGGCAATGCGCTACATCCGCAGCCAGTGCCTGGACCAG GTTGGCATTTTCCGAAAGTCAGGGGTGAAGTCCCGGATTCAGGCGCTCCGTCACATGAATGAAACCAGCCCTGACAACGTCAACTATGATGGGCAGTCAGCATATGACGTGGCTGACCTGCTGAAGCAGTATTTCCGTGACCTGCCAGAGCCCATCTTCACCAGCAAGCTGACCGACACCTTCCTGCAGATCTACCAGT TCGTGTCAAAGGAGCAGCggctgcaggcagtgcaggcagccgTTATCCTCATGCCGGATGAGAACCGGGAGGTGCTGCAGACCCTGCTCTACTTCCTGAGTGACATTGCCTCCGCGGAGGAGAACCAGATGACTGCGGGGAACCTGGCCGTGTGCCTGGCCCCCTCCATCTTCCACCTCAATGTGTCCAAGAAGGAAAGCACCTCGCCGAG AGTGATACACAAGAGGGGCACCATGGGGAAGCCTGACCAGAAGGACCTCAATGAGAACATGGCTGCGACGCAGGGGCTCTCGCATATGATCACCGACTGCAAGAAACTCTTCcag GTCTCCCATGACAtcttgctgcagctgagcagctcctATATGGCTGCAGATGCTTACCCCCATCCCCTGTCTGACTTCATGTGTCAGGGGGAAAGCAAGGATTTACATTCCTACTTTGAGCAGAGTGTCCAGAACCTGCTCAAAGAGTCATCAGAGAAATTCAAGGGGTGGCTGAGCACCCCAGGACCCCTGAACACGGAGCTCTCCTGCAAAAAG GTTGGAGATGGGCACCCTCTGCGCTTGTGGAAGGTCTCCACAGACGTCGAGGCCCCTCCTGCCATGGTGCTGCACCGGGTGCTTCGGGAGCGTCACCTCTGGGATGAGGacctgctgcagagcaaagtTGTGGAGGCCCTGGACAAGAACATGGAGGTCTACCACTATGTCACGGACAGCATGGCACCGCACCCGCGCAGGGACTGTGTTGTGCTCCG GTGCTGGCGCATGGACCTGCCACGGGGAGCCTGCCTGCTCATCTCCATCTCGGTGGAACACGACAAGCTGCCGGTGGAGGGGGGTGTCAAAGCCATCGTACTGACATCCCAGTACCTCATTGAGCCCAGCGCCATGGGCCGCTCCAAAGTGACCCACATCTGCAGAGCTGACCTCAG gggCCGGTCTCCCGAGTGGTACAACAAGGTCTTTGGCCACCTCTGTGCCATGGAGCTGGTGAGGATCCGAGACTCTTTCCCAGTCCTGAGTCCCAACGGCCCTGAGACAAAGATCTGA